A window of Nitrospirota bacterium genomic DNA:
GGCCTGCCTTTACCTTTCCGGCATGGATAGCGGTCATAGCAGCTTCCTCGGAATCAAACACTATTGCAGTGCCTTCGAACTGCATCATGTTCTTGCTCACGGCAGACTGTTTTACCACAGCGCCTCCCGGAGCCAGATTGCCTTTCAGTATGGCAATACCACCCTCCTTATGGTAGGCCTTGTCGATCGGGCGGATAACATCTTCATCAAAAATCTCAGCCTCACCTGCAATATCATGGATGGCCTTTCCGTTGACGGTTATCGTATTGTGCAGCTTCTTTCCGAGTCTTTTGAGCACTGCCGGAATGCCGCCTGCATAATCGAGATCTTCCATATAGTTCTTTCCACCCGGAAGCATGTCCGTGATATGCGGCGTCTTTTTCGAAAGCCGGTCAAAGGTCTCAAGCGGAAGCTTTATGCCAGCATCGTGGGCTATTGCCGGTATATGAAGCACGGTGTTGGTCGAACCACCCAGGGCAAGGTCAACCATAATCGCATTCTCAAACGCCTTCATGGTCATAATCTTCCTCGGTGTAATGTTTTTCTGCACGAGATCCACGATCTTTATTCCACTATCAAAGGCTATCCTCCGCTTTTTTGAGGATACGGCAAGGGCTGTTGCACACCCGGTAAGGCTCATGCCGATAGCTTCAGTGATACAGGCCATGGTGTTTGCCGTGTACATGCCCTGGCAGGACCCTGCTCCGGGACAGGCGCACATCTCAAGGTTATCCAGTTCATCCTTCTTGATAAGCCCCTTCCGGAATTTACCGACCGCCTCGAACGTGTCGCTCGTAAGGTTCAGCCGCCTGCCCTTGTAGTGGCCAGAGAACATGGGGCCTGCGGTCACCACGATGCAGGGGATATTCAGCCTGCCAGCCGCCATAAGCATGCCAGGGGTTATCTTGTCACAATTCGTCAGGAGTACGAGACCGTCAAGCTGGTGCGCAGAGGCGACCGTCTCTACCATATCGGCTATGAGTTCGCGCGAGGCAAGGGAGTAATGCATACCGCTATGGCCCATGGCAATGCCGTCGCAAATGCCGGGAACGCCGAAGAAAAAGGGATACCCTCCGCCGGTATGGACTCCCTTTTCGATGAACCGTTCGAGGTCCCGCATGCCGGTGTGGCCGGGGATAAGATCGGTAAAACTTGTGGCAACACCGATGAACGGCTTGCCCATCTCGGATTTGGATATGCCGGTGGCATACAGCAGCGCCCGGTGAGGAACCCGGTCAATGCCTTTCTTGATAATATCGCTTTTCATGAAAGATCCCTGCCTTTACACTCTGGAGTTTTTCCCGCTGATTGCAGTCCGGCGATGATAAGAAATACCTCATCGCCTTATTCTGATATTATCAGGATAAGCGAAAAAGTCTGCAAGTTCTTGGCAGTAATTAATTCATATTATATTTGGGAGCCCGCTATCGTGCAGGTCATTTCTTCTCGAATATATAAATCATTGCTTTGAGCGCCGCTTCATCGATATTGCCGGCAAAAACCTGATTTGTGCTCACCTCTAACGACGGTCTGAGCGCCCCGGCTGCCACGGACGCATATTTCTTCGTAAGGATCTCGTTCCAGGTTTTATCGAATATTTTAATGACAGACGAAAATTCAGTGCCGATCTTCACATGATTATACGTCAGATAAAAGTATTTGCTGTCAGACTTGAACCCGGTAACGTATCCCTCGGTATATCCGGCTTCAGCACTGACGATCCTGCTGTCCTTGACACTGAAATTAGGATCCATCCTTACCATCAGCAGGCTGGCCGGGATCGTCCATACGACATTATCATTGTTGATGCTGCTCGGTCCGACTGCTGTTTGCACGGTAACATAGTAATAGCCATCGGCAAAGAGAATGCTCGCCTGTCTGGCTTCGCCGTCAGCATATGCTGAGAGATCAAGGTCGTATGCCGTCACCCCTGCAGAGAAATCCACGGGCTGAAAGTTCTTGCTGAATTTCCTGAGGCGGTATCTTGTTGCTCCTGATTGCGCCAGCGTGGATTTGATCCTCTTCATAACGTAGACCTCATTGCCGTTTACCATGGGAGCCGGATCGTCCGTTTTTTCATCCCCTTCTGCAGCTACCGTAAACTTCGTGCTCTGCGTAATCACGCCGGTATAGGCAGTCCTCGCAAAGGTATCGTCGAGTGTATATTTGGCCCCGAAAAGATACGTTTTGTTCTGCGCATCATTGCAGGTTTCATAAAACGCGTAGAGATACGGGCCGTCTGAGATGACCCGTATGTCCGTTGGATCACCATAGGTCGGGTCTGTTGATACCAGAACCGCCGTGGAAACTACAGACGACATGTTGCGGTCATAAACAACAACATTAAAAGACCTGGAGGGGGATATTGACAGGTAAAGAATGAATACCCTGTCAGGCGTAACGATGATTTCAGGACGTGAGGCATTCGCAATTTCGATTGTTTTACTGAGGCTCAAAGATTGTATGTCAGGGTCGGAAGAAGGTGTCGAATTACTGGTCGATGCGAGCACGGTCAGCGTTGTGCTGCCGGAATGCGCTCCCCTTGCAGCGGCTAGGGTAATCAGACCGGCTGAAACGGGTGTGACAAGTCCGGAAATGTTCACCGTTGCCACAGCGCTGTTTGACGAAGTCCAGGTTACCGTCGAAGTCAGGTCCTGCGTGCTGTTGTCCGAATACGT
This region includes:
- a CDS encoding Ig-like domain-containing protein encodes the protein MKLRMIVSVLLVATLFACGGGGRGSDNGGSNTSSELVSIAITPSNTSVTVGSTQQFMATGTYSDNSTQDLTSTVTWTSSNSAVATVNISGLVTPVSAGLITLAAARGAHSGSTTLTVLASTSNSTPSSDPDIQSLSLSKTIEIANASRPEIIVTPDRVFILYLSISPSRSFNVVVYDRNMSSVVSTAVLVSTDPTYGDPTDIRVISDGPYLYAFYETCNDAQNKTYLFGAKYTLDDTFARTAYTGVITQSTKFTVAAEGDEKTDDPAPMVNGNEVYVMKRIKSTLAQSGATRYRLRKFSKNFQPVDFSAGVTAYDLDLSAYADGEARQASILFADGYYYVTVQTAVGPSSINNDNVVWTIPASLLMVRMDPNFSVKDSRIVSAEAGYTEGYVTGFKSDSKYFYLTYNHVKIGTEFSSVIKIFDKTWNEILTKKYASVAAGALRPSLEVSTNQVFAGNIDEAALKAMIYIFEKK
- the ilvD gene encoding dihydroxy-acid dehydratase; protein product: MKSDIIKKGIDRVPHRALLYATGISKSEMGKPFIGVATSFTDLIPGHTGMRDLERFIEKGVHTGGGYPFFFGVPGICDGIAMGHSGMHYSLASRELIADMVETVASAHQLDGLVLLTNCDKITPGMLMAAGRLNIPCIVVTAGPMFSGHYKGRRLNLTSDTFEAVGKFRKGLIKKDELDNLEMCACPGAGSCQGMYTANTMACITEAIGMSLTGCATALAVSSKKRRIAFDSGIKIVDLVQKNITPRKIMTMKAFENAIMVDLALGGSTNTVLHIPAIAHDAGIKLPLETFDRLSKKTPHITDMLPGGKNYMEDLDYAGGIPAVLKRLGKKLHNTITVNGKAIHDIAGEAEIFDEDVIRPIDKAYHKEGGIAILKGNLAPGGAVVKQSAVSKNMMQFEGTAIVFDSEEAAMTAIHAGKVKAGHVVVVRYEGPKGGPGMREMLAPTAAIAGMGLSESVALITDGRFSGGTRGPCIGHVSPEAMEGGPIAIVKNGDRISIDIAEREIELKLGDQEITKRLKAWKQPSPKITKGYLSRYAKLVSSANEGAIVR